A DNA window from Euwallacea fornicatus isolate EFF26 chromosome 17, ASM4011564v1, whole genome shotgun sequence contains the following coding sequences:
- the LOC136344577 gene encoding pleckstrin homology-like domain family B member 1 isoform X2: MAVIGSILPTLLPKSYTAFSKKKSFGRCHCSKMFRLEIPQSMSGITLAGGPPSGTTDLGDAGGRALKLQTDAPHLVSMGGDRLSTSVTLHPLPPGRVTLGSGPGVDIPVQGTGVAPLHCHIENSEGVVTLYPLSENLSIDGGAVCGPTRLSQGVMLTIGRSNYLRFNHPAEAKLMKSVLPNPRISMAPIMFEPADVNYQTKFNKKPPVVPRKSPRESLSDSGSEDPPSSIMTKVSKFEYLAAQNLKKAYSPKVFTSNVPTVNVPVKDVLGKDIDSLRKSLPQSAVNYVELNTNEKEQNKGTGQTIFAKQKQPQYVNVTVNETRNINNRVIIYENGCIPKSTHVSFDHNDLNNKTATKNVNVNVNRINAPHSPSFNRNPTQCYRSITPSPISNNIKLEHRRSGSVGELPANFVDDLDMFASRKHEAEIKRNQAQRDRIKEQELEKAEKQRLEEILNMCAEYERQAQNQGEKSKPPTPNRIITNGSLPREKRHLGSSSPFNSPPPSPLEILHNELLKQSNHYENMSLNCVKPEPPIRASPYENVEIRHLSPISNKDCVSPYENVTLQPQGSYPSSPRTRIKTFVHASKDSNIKAVEESIDSKFAAIETERKLLKEAEKVLRQNLHNSKEITEDNFNLGDQEPRKSTPTAFIYPLDGQEPPRGSLESRRSAGKDEESISINNTADSSSFDSSTRSCEERANPEQKQKVEQLRKEKKEILSVISRIKRQMGEIEMQEEELHREIDLESALINGEFKSKQLELEKMKCKKQKLVKRAQRIEDSMRDCQMKQGEDQKECKKKLLIAQEVMAKVEEKLKETKKATPEYETAFEEYLQAQEQLDNERKNFEDLEFHHLEEEADWLASREELQREIADLTHKIENLKANIRDLDDQRQKTSKTNSNEYKTIERQKFECMVRLEEIRNRMKSIDNELSLYTSQESEQEVSSDSDGSDKSKEMTTVRHKIPDLSCSMIVSHHVNRSPDYNMSQSFNEKWLQEKSVLEDVAKKFPSQDDIDRISKVTSNAPIIGEDRSSLGKKAIESLKEIERNRHLHLCQQGSQVIEQERQRVLALKQRVQEEVKSQWEQQRQDSLRISSESDGTRSSPKKTTAISRPGPCRK, translated from the exons ATGGCAGTTATTGGCTCAATTCTGCCCACGCTACTTCCTAAGAGTTACACGGCgttctcgaaaaaaaaatcttttgggCGTTGCCATTGTTCTAAGATGTTTCGCCTCGAGATACCCCAGAG TATGTCTGGAATAACCTTGGCCGGTGGACCACCTTCTGGCACCACAGATCTTGGAGACGCAGGCGGTAGGGCCTTGAAGCTGCAAACGGACGCCCCTCATTTGGTGAGCATGGGAGGGGACAGGCTTAGCACTTCGGTCACTTTACATCCTCTTCCTCCAG GAAGAGTTACATTAGGAAGTGGACCCGGGGTGGACATTCCAGTACAAGGCACTGGAGTAGCACCGCTGCACTGTCATATCGAGAATAGTGAAGGTGTTGTGACTTTGTACCCCCTCTCTGAGAACTTGTCCATAGATGGAGGAGCCGTTTGCGGACCTACCAGACTGTCTCAAG GTGTTATGCTGACAATAGGTCGGTCCAACTACTTAAGATTCAACCATCCAGCCGAAGCCAAGCTCATGAAATCGGTTCTGCCGAATCCCCGAATTTCCATGGCTCCCATCATGTTCGAACCTGCAGATGTTAATTATCAGACGAAGTTCAACAAAAAGCCCCCAGTCGTTCCCAGGAAGAGTCCTAGGGAATCTTTGTCGGACAGCGGAA GTGAAGATCCGCCCTCGAGCATAATGaccaaagtttcaaaattcgaGTATTTGGCCGCTCAGAATCTCAAAAAGGCTTATTCGCCTAAAGTGTTTACGTCCAACGTTCCTACGGTTAATGTGCCAGTTAAGGATGTTTTGGGCAAAGACATTGACAGTCTCAGGAAGAGCCTGCCGCAGAGTGCAGTCAACTATGTAGAACTCAATACCAATGAGAAGGAGCAGAATAAGGGGACtg gtCAGACGATTTTTGCGAAGCAAAAGCAGCCGCAATACGTAAACGTAACAGTGAACGAAACGAGGAACATTAATAATCGAGTAATTATTTACGAAAATGGGTGCATACCGAAGAGTACTCATGTTAGTTTCGACCACAACGACCTTAACAATAAAACAGCAACGAAGAATGTGAACGTGAACGTGAACAGGATTAATGCGCCGCATAGTCCTAGTTTCAATAGGAATCCCACGCAGTGTTATAG GAGTATAACCCCAAGTCCTATTTCCAACAACATTAAGTTGGAACACAGAAGAAGTGGGTCAGTAGGAGAGTTACCAGCAAACTTCGTGGATGACCTAGATATGTTCGCTTCCCGAAAACATGAAGCTGAAATCAAAAGGAATCAG gCCCAAAGAGACAGAATCAAGGAACAAGAATTGGAGAAGGCAGAAAAACAGCGCCTGGAAGAAATTCTGAATATGTGCGCTGAATATGAGAGACAGGCTCAGAATCAAGGGGAGAAAAGTAAGCCGCCAACTCCTAATAG AATAATAACCAACGGGTCGCTCCCTCGCGAAAAGAGGCATTTGGGCTCTTCTTCCCCATTCAACTCGCCCCCTCCTTCCCCCTTGGAGATTCTTCATAACGAGTTGCTGAAGCAAAGCAATCACTATGAAAATATGTCCTTAAATTGCGTTAAACCTGAACCCCCAATCCGGGCGTCCCCTTACGAAAATGTGGAAATCAGACATTTATCTCCGATTTCCAATAAAGACTGCGTAAGCCCTTACGAAAACGTCACCTTACAACCTCAGGGATCGTACCCTTCGAGTCCCAGGACTCGGATAAAGACCTTTGTCCACGCCTCTAAAGATAG CAATATTAAAGCGGTGGAGGAATCTATTGACAGTAAATTCGCAGCTATAGAAACTGAGCGAAAGCTCCTCAAAGAAGCTGAAAAAGTTCTGAGACAAAACTTGCACAATTCCAAGGAAATCACCGAGGATAACTTTAATTTAGGCGATCAGGAGCCGAGGAAGAGTACTCCGACCGCGTTTATCTATCCCTTGGACGGTCAAGAGCCGCCCAGGGGGTCGCTCGAAAGTCGCAGATCTGCAGGGAAAGATGAGGAATCGATCAGTATAAACAATACGGCTGATAGCAGCAGTTTCGATTCGTCGACGCGCAGCTGTGAAGAGCGAG CAAATCCCGAGCAGAAGCAAAAAGTTGAGCAGCTGAGGAAGGAGAAGAAGGAAATTCTGTCAGTTATTTCCAGAATCAAGAGGCAGATGGGGGAAATTGAGATGCAAGAGGAGGAGCTTCATAGGGAG ATTGATCTCGAGAGTGCTCTCATAAATGGGGAATTCAAGTCCAAACAGCTAGAACTTGAAAAGATGAAATGTAAAAAGCAAAAACTAGTAAAAAGAGCACAAAGAATCGAGGATAGTATGCGCGACTGTCAAATGAAGCAAGGAGAAGACCAGAAGGAGTGCAAAAAGAAGCTTCTAATCGCGCAAGAAGTTATGGCTAAAGTAGAGGAGAAACTTAAAGAAACTA AAAAAGCTACTCCTGAATACGAAACAGCCTTCGAGGAGTATCTTCAAGCTCAAGAGCAGCTAGACAACGAGAGGAAGAATTTCGAGGACCTGGAATTTCATCATTTGGAAGAAGAAGCCGATTGGCTGGCAAGCAGGGAGGAGCTGCAAAGGGAAATTGCGGATTTGACGCACAAAATTGAGAATCTCAAGGCGAATATACGAGATTTGGATGACCAGAGGCAGAAAACTTCCAAGACTAACTCGAACGAATACAAAACGATTGAAAGGCAAAAGTTTGAATGCATGGTACGACTGGAAGAGATAAGAAATAG GATGAAGAGCATAGATAACGAACTTTCGTTGTATACAAGTCAAGAGTCAGAACAAGAAGTGTCTAGTGATAGTGATGGGAGCGATAAATCGAAAGAAATGACCACAGTGCGGCATAAAATTCCGGATCTGAGTTGTTCAATGATAGTCAGTCATCATGTTAATCGATCGCCCGATTACAACATGTCGCAGAGTTTTAACGAGAAGTGGTTACAAGAAAAGTCAGTTTTGGAAGATGTGG cGAAGAAGTTTCCAAGTCAAGACGACATCGACAGAATAAGCAAAGTAACATCGAACGCTCCGATAATCGGAGAAGATCGCTCTTCGTTGGGCAAAAAGGCCATTGAATCTCTGAAGGAAATCGAGAGAAATCGTCATTTGCATTTGTGTCAACAAG GTTCCCAAGTAATCGAGCAAGAGAGGCAGAGAGTGCTGGCCCTTAAGCAACGGGTGCAAGAGGAGGTGAAATCTCAGTGGGAGCAACAAAGACAGGATTCTCTGAGGATATCATCGGAATCCGACGGTACGCGGAGTAG TCCAAAGAAGACGACAGCGATAAGTCGCCCAGGCCCTTGTCGGAAATAA
- the LOC136344577 gene encoding pleckstrin homology-like domain family B member 1 isoform X1, whose product MAVIGSILPTLLPKSYTAFSKKKSFGRCHCSKMFRLEIPQSMSGITLAGGPPSGTTDLGDAGGRALKLQTDAPHLVSMGGDRLSTSVTLHPLPPGRVTLGSGPGVDIPVQGTGVAPLHCHIENSEGVVTLYPLSENLSIDGGAVCGPTRLSQGVMLTIGRSNYLRFNHPAEAKLMKSVLPNPRISMAPIMFEPADVNYQTKFNKKPPVVPRKSPRESLSDSGSEDPPSSIMTKVSKFEYLAAQNLKKAYSPKVFTSNVPTVNVPVKDVLGKDIDSLRKSLPQSAVNYVELNTNEKEQNKGTGQTIFAKQKQPQYVNVTVNETRNINNRVIIYENGCIPKSTHVSFDHNDLNNKTATKNVNVNVNRINAPHSPSFNRNPTQCYRSITPSPISNNIKLEHRRSGSVGELPANFVDDLDMFASRKHEAEIKRNQAQRDRIKEQELEKAEKQRLEEILNMCAEYERQAQNQGEKSKPPTPNRIITNGSLPREKRHLGSSSPFNSPPPSPLEILHNELLKQSNHYENMSLNCVKPEPPIRASPYENVEIRHLSPISNKDCVSPYENVTLQPQGSYPSSPRTRIKTFVHASKDSNIKAVEESIDSKFAAIETERKLLKEAEKVLRQNLHNSKEITEDNFNLGDQEPRKSTPTAFIYPLDGQEPPRGSLESRRSAGKDEESISINNTADSSSFDSSTRSCEERANPEQKQKVEQLRKEKKEILSVISRIKRQMGEIEMQEEELHREIDLESALINGEFKSKQLELEKMKCKKQKLVKRAQRIEDSMRDCQMKQGEDQKECKKKLLIAQEVMAKVEEKLKETKKATPEYETAFEEYLQAQEQLDNERKNFEDLEFHHLEEEADWLASREELQREIADLTHKIENLKANIRDLDDQRQKTSKTNSNEYKTIERQKFECMVRLEEIRNRMKSIDNELSLYTSQESEQEVSSDSDGSDKSKEMTTVRHKIPDLSCSMIVSHHVNRSPDYNMSQSFNEKWLQEKSVLEDVAKKFPSQDDIDRISKVTSNAPIIGEDRSSLGKKAIESLKEIERNRHLHLCQQGSQVIEQERQRVLALKQRVQEEVKSQWEQQRQDSLRISSESDGTRSSGTDLEPKGEESVNGNEKILSKEDDSDKSPRPLSEISEMSVEVGGTFNKKRNKPIGDKQRPLTRYLPIRGSDLDLRHHIETAGHQVVLCPHVTINSNTCRGFLHKKGSKLNGWSRRWFVFDRNKHTFTYFADKSEKKPRGGAYFQAIEEVYLDHLNTVKSPNPNLTFIVKTHERLYYLMAPSPEAMRIWVDVIFTGAEGYREFEHGT is encoded by the exons ATGGCAGTTATTGGCTCAATTCTGCCCACGCTACTTCCTAAGAGTTACACGGCgttctcgaaaaaaaaatcttttgggCGTTGCCATTGTTCTAAGATGTTTCGCCTCGAGATACCCCAGAG TATGTCTGGAATAACCTTGGCCGGTGGACCACCTTCTGGCACCACAGATCTTGGAGACGCAGGCGGTAGGGCCTTGAAGCTGCAAACGGACGCCCCTCATTTGGTGAGCATGGGAGGGGACAGGCTTAGCACTTCGGTCACTTTACATCCTCTTCCTCCAG GAAGAGTTACATTAGGAAGTGGACCCGGGGTGGACATTCCAGTACAAGGCACTGGAGTAGCACCGCTGCACTGTCATATCGAGAATAGTGAAGGTGTTGTGACTTTGTACCCCCTCTCTGAGAACTTGTCCATAGATGGAGGAGCCGTTTGCGGACCTACCAGACTGTCTCAAG GTGTTATGCTGACAATAGGTCGGTCCAACTACTTAAGATTCAACCATCCAGCCGAAGCCAAGCTCATGAAATCGGTTCTGCCGAATCCCCGAATTTCCATGGCTCCCATCATGTTCGAACCTGCAGATGTTAATTATCAGACGAAGTTCAACAAAAAGCCCCCAGTCGTTCCCAGGAAGAGTCCTAGGGAATCTTTGTCGGACAGCGGAA GTGAAGATCCGCCCTCGAGCATAATGaccaaagtttcaaaattcgaGTATTTGGCCGCTCAGAATCTCAAAAAGGCTTATTCGCCTAAAGTGTTTACGTCCAACGTTCCTACGGTTAATGTGCCAGTTAAGGATGTTTTGGGCAAAGACATTGACAGTCTCAGGAAGAGCCTGCCGCAGAGTGCAGTCAACTATGTAGAACTCAATACCAATGAGAAGGAGCAGAATAAGGGGACtg gtCAGACGATTTTTGCGAAGCAAAAGCAGCCGCAATACGTAAACGTAACAGTGAACGAAACGAGGAACATTAATAATCGAGTAATTATTTACGAAAATGGGTGCATACCGAAGAGTACTCATGTTAGTTTCGACCACAACGACCTTAACAATAAAACAGCAACGAAGAATGTGAACGTGAACGTGAACAGGATTAATGCGCCGCATAGTCCTAGTTTCAATAGGAATCCCACGCAGTGTTATAG GAGTATAACCCCAAGTCCTATTTCCAACAACATTAAGTTGGAACACAGAAGAAGTGGGTCAGTAGGAGAGTTACCAGCAAACTTCGTGGATGACCTAGATATGTTCGCTTCCCGAAAACATGAAGCTGAAATCAAAAGGAATCAG gCCCAAAGAGACAGAATCAAGGAACAAGAATTGGAGAAGGCAGAAAAACAGCGCCTGGAAGAAATTCTGAATATGTGCGCTGAATATGAGAGACAGGCTCAGAATCAAGGGGAGAAAAGTAAGCCGCCAACTCCTAATAG AATAATAACCAACGGGTCGCTCCCTCGCGAAAAGAGGCATTTGGGCTCTTCTTCCCCATTCAACTCGCCCCCTCCTTCCCCCTTGGAGATTCTTCATAACGAGTTGCTGAAGCAAAGCAATCACTATGAAAATATGTCCTTAAATTGCGTTAAACCTGAACCCCCAATCCGGGCGTCCCCTTACGAAAATGTGGAAATCAGACATTTATCTCCGATTTCCAATAAAGACTGCGTAAGCCCTTACGAAAACGTCACCTTACAACCTCAGGGATCGTACCCTTCGAGTCCCAGGACTCGGATAAAGACCTTTGTCCACGCCTCTAAAGATAG CAATATTAAAGCGGTGGAGGAATCTATTGACAGTAAATTCGCAGCTATAGAAACTGAGCGAAAGCTCCTCAAAGAAGCTGAAAAAGTTCTGAGACAAAACTTGCACAATTCCAAGGAAATCACCGAGGATAACTTTAATTTAGGCGATCAGGAGCCGAGGAAGAGTACTCCGACCGCGTTTATCTATCCCTTGGACGGTCAAGAGCCGCCCAGGGGGTCGCTCGAAAGTCGCAGATCTGCAGGGAAAGATGAGGAATCGATCAGTATAAACAATACGGCTGATAGCAGCAGTTTCGATTCGTCGACGCGCAGCTGTGAAGAGCGAG CAAATCCCGAGCAGAAGCAAAAAGTTGAGCAGCTGAGGAAGGAGAAGAAGGAAATTCTGTCAGTTATTTCCAGAATCAAGAGGCAGATGGGGGAAATTGAGATGCAAGAGGAGGAGCTTCATAGGGAG ATTGATCTCGAGAGTGCTCTCATAAATGGGGAATTCAAGTCCAAACAGCTAGAACTTGAAAAGATGAAATGTAAAAAGCAAAAACTAGTAAAAAGAGCACAAAGAATCGAGGATAGTATGCGCGACTGTCAAATGAAGCAAGGAGAAGACCAGAAGGAGTGCAAAAAGAAGCTTCTAATCGCGCAAGAAGTTATGGCTAAAGTAGAGGAGAAACTTAAAGAAACTA AAAAAGCTACTCCTGAATACGAAACAGCCTTCGAGGAGTATCTTCAAGCTCAAGAGCAGCTAGACAACGAGAGGAAGAATTTCGAGGACCTGGAATTTCATCATTTGGAAGAAGAAGCCGATTGGCTGGCAAGCAGGGAGGAGCTGCAAAGGGAAATTGCGGATTTGACGCACAAAATTGAGAATCTCAAGGCGAATATACGAGATTTGGATGACCAGAGGCAGAAAACTTCCAAGACTAACTCGAACGAATACAAAACGATTGAAAGGCAAAAGTTTGAATGCATGGTACGACTGGAAGAGATAAGAAATAG GATGAAGAGCATAGATAACGAACTTTCGTTGTATACAAGTCAAGAGTCAGAACAAGAAGTGTCTAGTGATAGTGATGGGAGCGATAAATCGAAAGAAATGACCACAGTGCGGCATAAAATTCCGGATCTGAGTTGTTCAATGATAGTCAGTCATCATGTTAATCGATCGCCCGATTACAACATGTCGCAGAGTTTTAACGAGAAGTGGTTACAAGAAAAGTCAGTTTTGGAAGATGTGG cGAAGAAGTTTCCAAGTCAAGACGACATCGACAGAATAAGCAAAGTAACATCGAACGCTCCGATAATCGGAGAAGATCGCTCTTCGTTGGGCAAAAAGGCCATTGAATCTCTGAAGGAAATCGAGAGAAATCGTCATTTGCATTTGTGTCAACAAG GTTCCCAAGTAATCGAGCAAGAGAGGCAGAGAGTGCTGGCCCTTAAGCAACGGGTGCAAGAGGAGGTGAAATCTCAGTGGGAGCAACAAAGACAGGATTCTCTGAGGATATCATCGGAATCCGACGGTACGCGGAGTAG tGGGACAGACCTGGAACCCAAAGGAGAAGAATCTGTAAACGGAAACGAAAAGATCCTG TCCAAAGAAGACGACAGCGATAAGTCGCCCAGGCCCTTGTCGGAAATAAGCGAGATGAGTGTGGAGGTTGGTGGGACCTTCAATAAAAAGAGGAACAAGCCTATCGGGGATAAGCAGAGGCCTTTGACCAGGTATCTGCCCATCAGGGGGTCAGATCTGGACCTTAGGCATCACATAGAAACAGCTG GTCATCAAGTAGTGCTCTGCCCCCACGTTACCATCAATTCCAACACTTGCAGGggatttttgcataaaaaggGGTCGAAATTGAACGGCTGGTCGCGGAGGTGGTTTGTTTTCGACCGGAACAAGCACACCTTTACTTATTTCGCGGACAAGAGCGAGAAGAAACCCAGGGGAGGGGCGTATTTCCAA GCAATCGAAGAAGTGTACCTCGACCATTTGAACACAGTCAAGTCGCCCAACCCTAATCTAACGTTCATAGTGAAAACTCACGAGAGGTTGTACTACCTCATGGCACCCTCTCCCGAAGCCATGCGCATTTGGGTGGATGTAATCTTCACGGGGGCTGAAGGCTACAGGGAGTTCGAGCATGGTACTTGA